In a single window of the Salvelinus namaycush isolate Seneca chromosome 18, SaNama_1.0, whole genome shotgun sequence genome:
- the LOC120062875 gene encoding prolactin-releasing peptide receptor-like gives MEGSGSGLTVELASPGPCVAGMEGNTSGQVFEVALQNSSSSKRSPQFVGVELLKSFKLLIIPCYILVVLIGVFGNYLLLYVICHTRKMHNITNFFIGNLAFSDMLMCATCVPFTLAYAFNPRGWVFGRFMCYLVYLIQPVTVYVSVFTLTAIGVDRYYATVHPLKKRISVLACTYLLSGIWLLSCGLVAPAVAHTYHVEFKNDGFTICEEFWMGKKRERLAYAYSTLFMTYVLPLSALCISYLCISVKLRNCVVPGHRTQSQAEAQRTRKRKTFRLITLVVAAFGVCWMPISVFNVLRDIDIDLIDKRYFLLIQLLCHLCAMSSSCCNPFLYAWLHNRFRAELRKMFTCHRRIGIPANNCATNSVNPFIPPSHPPAQDVFREWS, from the exons ATGGAGGGCAGTGGCAGTGGATTGACTGTAGAGCTGGCCTCCCCTGGGCCGTGTGTGGCCGGCATGGAGGGGAACACCAGTGGGCAGGTGTTTGAGGTGGCGCTGCAGAACAGCTCCTCGTCCAAACGTAGCCCTCAGTTTGTGGGGGTGGAGCTGCTGAAGTCCTTCAAGCTGCTCATCATCCCCTGCTACATCCTGGTGGTGCTGATCGGGGTGTTCGGCAACTACCTGCTGCTCTACGTCATCTGCCACACCCGTAAGATGCACAACATAACTAACTTCTTCATTGGAAACCTGGCCTTCTCCGACATGCTGATGTGTGCCACCTGTGTCCCCTTCACCTTGGCCTATGCCTTCAACCCCCGCGGCTGGGTTTTTGGGAGGTTCATGTGCTATCTGGTTTACCTCATCCAACCAGTGACCGTTTACGTGTCTGTCTTCACTCTCACTGCTATTGGTGTTGACAG GTACTATGCCACAGTTCACCCTCTGAAGAAGCGGATCTCAGTGCTGGCGTGTACTTACCTCCTATCTGGGATCTGGCTGCTCTCCTGTGGGCTTGTGGCCCCGGCCGTGGCCCACACCTACCATGTGGAGTTCAAGAATGACGGCTTTACCATCTGTGAGGAGTTCTGGATgggcaagaagagagagaggttggcCTACGCATACAGCACACTTTTCATGACCTACGTCCTGCCTCTGTCTGCCCTCTGCATCTCTTACCTCTGCATCTCTGTCAAGCTCCGTAACTGTGTGGTGCCTGGCCACCGCACCCAGAGCCAGGCCGAGGCCCAGCGAACCCGCAAGCGCAAGACCTTCCGTCTGATCACCCTGGTGGTGGCGGCTTTCGGCGTGTGCTGGATGCCCATCAGTGTGTTCAACGTGCTGCGGGACATTGACATTGACCTGATCGACAAGCGCTACTTCCTGCTCATCCAGCTGCTGTGCCACTTGTGTGCCATGAGCTCGTCCTGCTGTAACCCTTTCCTGTATGCCTGGCTACATAACCGCTTTCGCGCCGAGCTGCGCAAGATGTTCACCTGCCACCGCCGTATCGGCATCCCTGCCAACAACTGTGCCACAAACAGCGTGAACCCCTTCATCCCACCCTCCCACCCACCCGCACAGGATGTGTTCAGAGAATGGTCTTGA